CGTGTCGTGAAGGTGCTGATCTGGGGCGCGGGCGCCATCGGCGGCACGATCGGCGCGTACCTCGTGCGCGCCGGACACGACGTGACCTTCGTGGATCGCGACGCCGACCACGTGCGGGCCATTCGAGAAGAAGGACTCGCGATCGAGGGTCCCATCGACACGTTCACGGTGCGCGCCCCCGCCTTCACGCCCGACGAGGTACGAGGCGAGTGGGCGCACGTCCTGCTGTGCACGAAAGCGCATGACACCGCCTCGGCCGCGCGAGCCCTCAAGCCTCACGTCACGCCTGACGGGTGCGTCGTGTCCGTGCAGAACGGCCTGAATCCGCTCATCCTCAACGAGACGTTCGGCGAGGCGCACGTCTTGGGAAGCTTCGTGAACTTCGGGGCGGATTACTTGCGGCCGGGCGTCATCCACTACGGTGGGCGCGGCGCGGTCGTGATCGGCGAGCAGGACGGACGGATCAGCGAGCGGGCGCGCGCGTTGCACGCGGCCTTGCGGCAGTTCGACGAGCACGCCGTCTTGAGCCCCAACGTCTTCGGGTACTTGTGGAGCAAGCTCGGGTACGGCGCGTTGCTGTTCGCCACGGCCGTCACGAACGACGCGATCGCCGACGCCCTCGCCAACGAGGAGGATCGCCCGCTGTACGTGGCGCTCGGACGCGAGGTGATGCGCGTCGCCCTCGCGCACGGCGTGACGCCCGAGGCTTTCAACGGCTTCGATCCCGCCGCGTTCCTGCCGGACAGCGGCGACGCGCGGGCGAACGCCTCCATGAACGACATGGTCGCGTTCAACCGCAAAAGCGCCAAGACGCACAGCGGCATCTGGCGTGACCTCGCCGTGCGCAAGCGCCGCACGGAAGTCGACGCGCAACTTGGCTGGGTGGTGCATTTCGGTCGCGAGCACGGCTTGCAGACGCCCATCACGGCGCGCCTCGTGGAGCTCGTGCACGACATCGAGGACGGACGGCGCGAACTGAGCCGCGCGAACCTCGACGAACTTCGAAGCCTCGTGAGGGTCGGGAGTTCCGTGTGAGCGATGTGACGGACGCTTTGCGAAGCCTGCTCGTCGACGGGGACTTGACGTGCCTCGTGAGCGACGCGCTTGACCGAGGCGGCGCGATGGGCGCGGCGGTGCGTTCGGTGTGGAGCGGGGCGCGCTTCGTGGGCGAGGCGGTTACGGTGCGGACCTTCGGAACGGACCTCAGTGCCGTCTTCGACGCAATTCAGGCGGCCGGGCCGGGAAGCGTCGTCGTGATCGATTCGCACGGCGTCACGAACGCCGCCTTTTGGGGCGAGCGGACGACGCGCGCCGCGATGGCGCGCGGTCTCGTCGGAGCGGTCATCGACGGAGCGTGCCGTGATGTCACGGCGATCGGAAAGCTCGGCTTTCCGGTGTTCTCCACGGCGATCACGCCGAACGCGGGTTTGCCGGGAGGACGCGGCGCCGTGAACGTGCCGGTCGCGGTGGGCGGAATGACCGTGCGGCCGGGAGACGTGCTGGTCGGAGACGAGAACGGCGTCGTCGTGATTCCCCTCGAACGGCAAGGCGAGGTGCTGGGCAAGGTGCGCGCGCAAATGGAAGCGGAGCGGCTCGCGTTTCAAGCGGCCGATCGAGGCGAGAGCGCGCCGCCCGAAGGCAATGAAAGGACGGTCTCGAAGTGAGCGAATTTGGACGGCGATCGGCCGAAATCAACGACGTGCTGTGCACTTTGAATTTGCTGGGGTGGGACGCGCGAACGCAGATGCCGAGCGGTGGCAGCGAGACGCGCGCCGCGCAGACGGCGACCCTCAGCGGCATCGCCCAGCGCCTCATGCTCGACCCTGCGTTCGAAGCGGCGGCGACCGAGGCGGCGGGCGACTTGGCCGAGGAAGTGGCGGCGAAGCAGGCCCTGGACGCCATCGGCGCGCTCAAGCGCGTTCCCGAGGAGCTCACGCGCGAGCTCGCCCTCGCCAAGAGCGCCGCGCAGGACGCTTGGGCGAAGGCGAAGACGAACAGCGACTTCGCCGCGTTCGCGCCGCACCTCACGCGCATGGTGGACCTCACACGGCGTCTCGCCGACGCCCTCGGGTACGAAGAGCATCCGTACGACGCCTTGCTGAACTTGTACGAGCCGGGCTTGAAGTCGAGCACGCTCAAGAGCTTGTTCGGGCGGCTTCGCGCGCACCACGTCGCGCTGCTCCAGGAGATCCAAGCGGCGCCCGAGCCTCGCACCGACTTTCTGGAGCGCTTTTACTCGGTGGAGGATCAACGGACGCTCGCGTTGGAGTTCGCGCAACTGGTCGGGTACGACCTTTCGCGCGGACGGCTCGACGCGTCGGCGCATCCGTTCGAGATCTCGTTCACGCGCAACGACGTCCGCATCACGACGCGCTACCGCGAGACCTTCTTGCCGGGCGCCTTGTTCGGCGTGCTGCACGAGGCGGGCCACGCCTTGTACGAGCAGAACGTCGCTCCCGAGCTCACGCGATCGATTCTCGCGTCCGACCTGCTCGGCTTGTACGCGGTGGGCGGCGCGAGCTTCGGAACGCACGAAAGCTCGTCGCGCTTGTGGGAAAACCGCGTCGGTCGGTCGCGCGCCTTTTGGGACGTGCACTTCGGGCGTTTGCAATCGGTCTTCCCGGCCCAACTCGCCGACGTCACGCCCGAGGAATTCCACCGGGCCGTGAACCGGGTGCGGCCCAGCCTCATTCGCGTGGAGGCGGACGAGCTCACGTACGACTTGCACATCATGCTGCGCGTCGAGATCGAAACGGCCCTCATTGCGGGCGAAGTGCAAGTCGCGGAACTGCCCGAGCTTTGGAACGCCCGCGTCAAGGCGGACCTCGGACT
The sequence above is drawn from the Deinococcus yavapaiensis KR-236 genome and encodes:
- a CDS encoding ketopantoate reductase family protein, with product RVVKVLIWGAGAIGGTIGAYLVRAGHDVTFVDRDADHVRAIREEGLAIEGPIDTFTVRAPAFTPDEVRGEWAHVLLCTKAHDTASAARALKPHVTPDGCVVSVQNGLNPLILNETFGEAHVLGSFVNFGADYLRPGVIHYGGRGAVVIGEQDGRISERARALHAALRQFDEHAVLSPNVFGYLWSKLGYGALLFATAVTNDAIADALANEEDRPLYVALGREVMRVALAHGVTPEAFNGFDPAAFLPDSGDARANASMNDMVAFNRKSAKTHSGIWRDLAVRKRRTEVDAQLGWVVHFGREHGLQTPITARLVELVHDIEDGRRELSRANLDELRSLVRVGSSV
- a CDS encoding carboxypeptidase M32, producing MSEFGRRSAEINDVLCTLNLLGWDARTQMPSGGSETRAAQTATLSGIAQRLMLDPAFEAAATEAAGDLAEEVAAKQALDAIGALKRVPEELTRELALAKSAAQDAWAKAKTNSDFAAFAPHLTRMVDLTRRLADALGYEEHPYDALLNLYEPGLKSSTLKSLFGRLRAHHVALLQEIQAAPEPRTDFLERFYSVEDQRTLALEFAQLVGYDLSRGRLDASAHPFEISFTRNDVRITTRYRETFLPGALFGVLHEAGHALYEQNVAPELTRSILASDLLGLYAVGGASFGTHESSSRLWENRVGRSRAFWDVHFGRLQSVFPAQLADVTPEEFHRAVNRVRPSLIRVEADELTYDLHIMLRVEIETALIAGEVQVAELPELWNARVKADLGLDVPDDARGVLQDIHWSTGYFGSFPTYTIGNVMAAQFFEAASEDVEDLHGSLARGEYGPLRDWLTEHVYRHGRTFTPHQLLLLATGRELDEGPYLTYLTNKFRDLYGLEQEAKA
- a CDS encoding RraA family protein, whose protein sequence is MSDVTDALRSLLVDGDLTCLVSDALDRGGAMGAAVRSVWSGARFVGEAVTVRTFGTDLSAVFDAIQAAGPGSVVVIDSHGVTNAAFWGERTTRAAMARGLVGAVIDGACRDVTAIGKLGFPVFSTAITPNAGLPGGRGAVNVPVAVGGMTVRPGDVLVGDENGVVVIPLERQGEVLGKVRAQMEAERLAFQAADRGESAPPEGNERTVSK